The proteins below come from a single Roseiflexus sp. RS-1 genomic window:
- a CDS encoding TAT-variant-translocated molybdopterin oxidoreductase, translating into MNTKSQDVNALRARLANAEGREFWRSLDELADTPEFNELLKREFPHGAAEWRDPVSRRNFLKLMGASLALAGLSGCQFALKQPQEKIVPYVRQPEEIIHGKPLFFATAATFAGFGTGVLVESHEGRPTKIEGNPDHPASLGATDLITQAMILTMYDPDRSQVPTNAGQEATWESFVAAATAAIQAQAAKQGAGLRILSGAITSPTLIAQKQQLLTQFPQAKWYQYEPVGRENVNAGARLAFGEDVQTIYRLDAAKVIVGFDSDFTAPSPTGVRMARQLADGRRIRKGTKEVNRLYLAESTPSITGLLADHRLPVRSSQIEHLVRALAILVGVPDVAAGAALNEAEKKWIEAVAKDVQAHRGACVVLVGENQPPVVHALGHAINAQLGNVGSTVVYTDPVESDPSGGIAALGALTQEMNAGTVEMLVMLDSNPVYNAPADIPFAEALAKVPLSVHVGLYRDETAQQSTWHINGTHFLEAWGDVRAFDGTVTIVQPLIAPLYNGKSAIETLNVLLGKPQETGYQTLTAYWQTQDSSGNFRVFWNQALHDGIIPGTQAQARQVTLQRGFASAAPSAPAQGLEIVFRPDPSIWDGAFANNAWLQEVPKPYTKLTWDNVAMMSARTANALRLKNGDVVRLTYQGRSVDAPVWVQPGHADDSVTVHLGFGRTAAGRVGNNVGFNAYRLRTSATPWFGVGLEVAKVGENYKLASTQGHFLMEGRKKDLVRYGTLAEYVENEKFLQVEKKEPISLIGEYEYNGYKWGMSIDLNVCNSCNACVVACQSENNIPVVGKDEVWLGREMHWIRIDQYYVGDEHTPNVYNMVMLCQQCEHAPCEIVCPVAATVHDAEGLNNMVYNRCVGTKYCSNNCPYKVRRFNFLQYQDVPYRSPIDASTENDSIPVLKMMRNPDVTVRARGVMEKCSFCVQRINEARIEARKENRRITDGEVVTACQQVCPTQAIVFGDLNDPQARVVTLKDQPLKYTSLDKLNTKPRVSYLAKIKNLNPDLAEEKKA; encoded by the coding sequence ATGAACACCAAGTCCCAGGATGTGAACGCATTGCGTGCGCGCCTTGCGAATGCCGAGGGGCGCGAGTTCTGGCGCAGCCTCGATGAACTGGCTGATACGCCGGAGTTCAACGAACTGCTGAAGCGTGAGTTCCCGCACGGCGCCGCTGAATGGCGCGACCCGGTGAGCCGGCGCAATTTTCTCAAGTTGATGGGTGCGTCGCTGGCGCTCGCGGGTCTGTCGGGGTGTCAGTTCGCGCTGAAGCAACCGCAGGAAAAGATCGTTCCCTATGTGCGCCAGCCGGAGGAGATTATTCACGGCAAACCGCTGTTTTTTGCCACCGCGGCGACGTTCGCTGGCTTTGGCACGGGGGTGCTGGTCGAAAGCCACGAGGGGCGCCCGACTAAGATTGAGGGGAATCCCGACCATCCTGCGTCGCTTGGGGCGACTGACCTGATCACGCAGGCGATGATTCTGACCATGTACGATCCGGATCGGTCGCAGGTGCCGACAAATGCCGGGCAGGAGGCGACGTGGGAGTCGTTTGTTGCTGCTGCAACTGCTGCGATTCAGGCGCAGGCGGCGAAACAGGGCGCCGGGTTGCGCATCCTCTCCGGGGCGATCACCTCACCGACGCTGATTGCGCAAAAGCAGCAACTGCTGACGCAATTCCCGCAGGCGAAGTGGTATCAGTACGAACCGGTCGGTCGTGAGAATGTCAACGCCGGCGCACGCCTGGCGTTCGGCGAGGATGTGCAGACGATCTATCGCCTCGATGCGGCGAAGGTGATCGTCGGTTTCGACTCCGACTTTACGGCGCCGTCGCCGACCGGCGTGCGCATGGCGCGTCAACTCGCCGATGGACGTCGCATCCGCAAGGGGACGAAGGAGGTCAACCGGTTGTACCTGGCGGAAAGCACGCCATCGATCACCGGTTTGCTTGCCGACCATCGTTTGCCGGTGCGCTCGTCGCAGATCGAACATCTGGTGCGCGCGCTGGCGATCCTCGTCGGTGTCCCTGATGTGGCTGCGGGCGCTGCTCTCAACGAGGCGGAGAAGAAATGGATCGAGGCGGTTGCAAAAGATGTACAGGCGCACCGCGGAGCGTGCGTCGTGCTGGTCGGCGAAAATCAACCACCGGTCGTTCATGCGCTCGGTCACGCGATCAACGCGCAACTCGGCAATGTTGGGAGCACGGTGGTCTACACTGATCCGGTGGAGAGCGATCCGTCGGGCGGTATTGCCGCCCTCGGCGCGCTCACCCAGGAAATGAACGCCGGTACGGTCGAGATGCTGGTAATGCTCGACAGCAACCCGGTCTACAATGCGCCAGCCGATATTCCGTTCGCCGAGGCGCTGGCAAAAGTGCCGTTGAGCGTTCACGTTGGACTGTACCGCGATGAGACCGCGCAGCAGAGCACCTGGCATATCAATGGAACGCACTTCCTCGAAGCGTGGGGGGATGTGCGCGCCTTCGACGGCACGGTGACAATTGTTCAACCGCTGATTGCCCCGCTGTACAACGGAAAGTCGGCGATTGAGACGCTCAATGTGCTGCTCGGCAAGCCGCAGGAGACCGGCTACCAGACGCTGACCGCGTACTGGCAGACGCAGGATTCGAGCGGCAATTTCCGCGTCTTCTGGAATCAGGCGTTGCATGATGGCATTATTCCCGGCACCCAGGCGCAGGCACGCCAGGTGACGCTCCAGCGCGGGTTTGCCAGCGCTGCGCCATCAGCGCCAGCGCAGGGGCTGGAAATCGTGTTCCGCCCCGATCCGTCGATATGGGACGGTGCGTTTGCCAACAATGCCTGGTTGCAGGAAGTCCCCAAGCCATATACCAAACTGACGTGGGATAATGTCGCTATGATGAGTGCGCGCACCGCGAATGCGCTACGCCTCAAGAATGGCGATGTCGTGCGGTTGACGTACCAGGGGCGCTCGGTGGATGCGCCGGTGTGGGTGCAACCGGGCCACGCCGACGACTCGGTGACGGTGCATCTCGGCTTCGGGCGCACGGCTGCCGGGCGGGTCGGCAATAATGTCGGGTTCAACGCCTATCGCCTGCGTACCAGCGCGACGCCCTGGTTCGGCGTCGGTCTGGAAGTGGCGAAGGTGGGTGAAAACTACAAGCTGGCGAGCACCCAGGGTCACTTCCTGATGGAGGGACGCAAGAAAGACCTGGTGCGGTACGGGACGCTCGCTGAGTATGTGGAAAACGAGAAGTTCCTGCAGGTCGAAAAGAAGGAGCCAATCTCGCTCATCGGCGAGTATGAGTACAACGGCTACAAGTGGGGTATGTCGATCGACCTGAATGTGTGCAACTCGTGCAATGCCTGTGTCGTTGCCTGCCAGTCGGAGAACAACATTCCGGTCGTCGGCAAGGACGAAGTCTGGCTTGGGCGCGAAATGCACTGGATCCGGATCGACCAGTACTACGTCGGCGACGAGCACACGCCAAACGTCTACAACATGGTCATGCTGTGCCAGCAGTGTGAACATGCGCCGTGCGAGATCGTCTGCCCCGTCGCTGCCACAGTTCACGATGCCGAAGGGTTGAACAACATGGTGTACAACCGCTGCGTCGGCACCAAGTACTGCTCGAACAACTGCCCGTACAAAGTGCGCCGGTTCAACTTCCTGCAATATCAGGATGTGCCGTACCGCTCGCCAATCGATGCGTCGACCGAGAACGACAGCATTCCGGTGCTCAAGATGATGCGCAACCCGGATGTGACCGTGCGTGCGCGTGGTGTGATGGAAAAATGCTCGTTCTGCGTCCAGCGCATCAACGAAGCGCGCATCGAGGCGCGCAAGGAGAATCGACGCATCACCGACGGCGAGGTTGTGACGGCATGCCAGCAGGTCTGCCCGACACAGGCGATCGTCTTTGGCGACCTGAATGATCCGCAGGCGCGGGTTGTGACCTTGAAGGATCAACCGCTGAAGTACACATCGCTCGATAAACTCAATACAAAACCGCGTGTGAGTTATCTGGCAAAGATCAAGAATCTGAACCCCGACCTCGCAGAGGAAAAGAAGGCATAG
- the nrfD gene encoding NrfD/PsrC family molybdoenzyme membrane anchor subunit → MASQPAQKSAYGKMLEELLGPKQSYESVTRTIGDIVLTPLKRTPWGWALGFVLAALGLLMYLYSLAVLFTVGVGIWGINIPVAWGFDIINFVWWIGIGHAGTLISAILLLFRQDWRTSINRAAEAMTIFAVACAGIYPLVHTGRPWLDYWMLPYPGTLGMWPQFRSALEWDVFAISTYATVSILFWYVGLIPDLASLRDRATNKWVKIFYGFLALGWRGGARDWHRYEMASLILAGLSTPLVLSVHSIISLDFAISQLPGWHVTVFPPYFVAGAVYCGFAMVILLLIPMRRWYKLHDLITMKHFDLMGKVMLASGLVVAYGYFGEMFYAWYSANIYEYFLITNRTMGPYAWSYWALIVLNVAIPQLLWFKRFRVSLPWLFFISICINIGMWFERWVIIVLSLHRDFMPASWGYYTPSVWDISLYAGSFGWFFFLFFLFIRLLPAISIFEVRDLVHKIEAEQHAPVQVGGAGHVREA, encoded by the coding sequence ATGGCTTCACAACCCGCACAGAAATCGGCGTATGGCAAGATGCTTGAGGAGTTGCTGGGACCGAAGCAGAGTTATGAATCGGTCACCAGAACCATTGGCGACATTGTGCTGACGCCGCTCAAGCGAACCCCGTGGGGTTGGGCGTTGGGGTTCGTCCTTGCAGCCCTGGGATTGCTGATGTACCTCTACTCGCTGGCGGTGCTGTTTACCGTCGGCGTTGGCATCTGGGGGATTAATATCCCGGTTGCCTGGGGCTTCGATATTATCAACTTCGTCTGGTGGATCGGCATCGGGCACGCCGGGACGCTCATCTCGGCGATTCTGCTCCTCTTCCGGCAGGACTGGCGCACCTCGATCAACCGTGCTGCCGAGGCGATGACGATCTTCGCCGTTGCGTGCGCCGGTATCTACCCGCTGGTGCATACGGGCCGCCCCTGGCTCGATTACTGGATGCTCCCCTATCCTGGCACGCTCGGTATGTGGCCGCAGTTCCGCAGCGCTCTGGAATGGGACGTGTTTGCGATCTCGACGTATGCCACGGTCTCAATCCTGTTCTGGTATGTCGGTCTCATTCCCGACCTTGCTTCGCTGCGCGATCGGGCGACGAATAAGTGGGTCAAGATCTTCTATGGCTTCCTGGCGCTCGGCTGGCGCGGCGGCGCCCGCGACTGGCATCGCTATGAGATGGCGTCGCTCATTCTGGCAGGGCTTTCGACACCGCTGGTGCTGTCGGTGCACAGTATCATCAGCCTGGACTTCGCCATCTCACAGTTGCCCGGCTGGCACGTGACGGTCTTCCCGCCCTACTTCGTTGCCGGTGCAGTCTACTGCGGCTTCGCAATGGTGATCCTGCTGCTGATACCAATGCGCCGTTGGTACAAACTGCACGATCTGATCACGATGAAGCACTTCGACCTGATGGGCAAGGTGATGCTGGCGTCAGGTCTGGTGGTGGCGTATGGCTATTTCGGTGAAATGTTCTATGCCTGGTACAGCGCCAATATCTACGAGTACTTCCTGATCACGAACCGCACGATGGGTCCGTACGCCTGGAGTTACTGGGCGCTGATCGTGCTGAATGTCGCCATTCCGCAACTGTTGTGGTTCAAGCGCTTCCGCGTCAGCCTGCCCTGGCTCTTCTTCATCTCGATCTGTATCAATATCGGGATGTGGTTCGAGCGCTGGGTGATCATCGTGCTTAGCCTGCACCGCGACTTTATGCCAGCGTCGTGGGGCTACTACACGCCGAGTGTGTGGGATATCTCACTGTACGCCGGTTCGTTCGGATGGTTCTTCTTCCTGTTCTTCCTGTTCATCCGCTTGTTGCCGGCGATCTCGATCTTCGAGGTGCGCGACCTGGTGCATAAGATCGAGGCAGAACAGCACGCGCCGGTCCAGGTCGGCGGCGCCGGACACGTCAGGGAGGCGTAG
- a CDS encoding DUF3341 domain-containing protein, with product MLKRNAMRAKAPKVSTEPGLYGLIAEFDSADALLAAAEKTRDAGYKKFEAYTPIPIHGLDEAVGYRGTRLPWVIFGAGLLGASGMFALQTWINVVEYPMNVGGRPLFSWPAFIPATFEGMVLLSAFAAVFGLIAACGLPRPYHPVFNAPNFERASVDRFFLCIEAADPKFELKRTRQFLESLEPLAVSTVDN from the coding sequence ATGCTGAAGCGAAATGCGATGCGCGCGAAGGCGCCAAAGGTTTCAACCGAACCGGGTCTGTATGGGTTGATAGCTGAGTTCGACAGCGCGGATGCGTTGCTGGCGGCAGCTGAAAAAACCCGTGATGCCGGGTATAAAAAGTTCGAAGCGTATACGCCGATCCCGATCCATGGACTGGATGAAGCGGTCGGCTACCGGGGCACGCGCCTGCCATGGGTTATTTTTGGCGCGGGGCTGCTCGGTGCGAGCGGGATGTTTGCTCTGCAAACGTGGATCAATGTGGTGGAGTATCCGATGAATGTTGGTGGACGACCGCTGTTCAGCTGGCCCGCTTTCATCCCGGCTACGTTCGAAGGGATGGTGCTGCTGTCGGCGTTCGCCGCCGTGTTTGGGCTGATTGCGGCATGCGGTCTGCCGCGTCCATACCATCCGGTCTTCAACGCGCCCAACTTCGAGCGAGCGTCAGTTGACCGGTTTTTCCTGTGTATCGAGGCTGCCGACCCCAAGTTCGAACTCAAGCGGACGCGCCAGTTTCTGGAGAGCCTGGAGCCGCTGGCGGTCTCTACCGTAGATAACTAG
- the pstB gene encoding phosphate ABC transporter ATP-binding protein PstB, which yields MTIPVMTSQSTIQIRDLKPYYGKRLAVRPVTMTIKPNKITAIIGPSGCGKSTVLRCLNRMHETILGARAEGQVLLNDENIYAPDVDPILVRRKIGMVFQQPIALRTRSIFENVAIGLRLAGINDKRVLAEKVEASLRAAVLWDEVKDKLNQAGTALSGGQQQRLSIARTIAVEPEVILFDEPCSALDPISTMKIEDLLLDLRKKYTIVIVTHNMQQAARISDETAVFMVDTDDGVPTGVLVEYNPTSKVFTQPDDPRTEDYISGRVG from the coding sequence ATGACAATACCCGTTATGACGTCACAATCCACAATTCAGATCCGCGACCTGAAGCCATACTACGGTAAACGTCTTGCCGTCAGGCCCGTGACCATGACGATCAAGCCGAACAAAATTACTGCAATCATCGGACCCTCCGGATGCGGCAAGAGCACTGTGCTGCGTTGCCTGAACCGGATGCACGAGACGATCCTCGGTGCGCGCGCTGAAGGTCAGGTGTTGCTGAACGATGAGAATATCTACGCACCGGACGTCGATCCAATCCTGGTGCGACGCAAAATCGGCATGGTGTTTCAGCAGCCTATCGCGCTGCGCACCCGTTCGATCTTCGAGAACGTCGCCATCGGTCTGCGCCTGGCAGGGATCAACGACAAACGAGTGCTGGCGGAGAAGGTCGAAGCGAGCCTGCGCGCGGCCGTCCTGTGGGACGAAGTGAAGGATAAGTTGAACCAGGCGGGAACGGCGCTCTCTGGCGGGCAACAGCAGCGTCTGAGCATTGCCCGCACGATTGCCGTCGAACCGGAGGTCATTCTGTTCGATGAGCCATGTTCCGCGCTCGACCCGATTTCGACGATGAAGATCGAGGATTTGCTCCTCGATCTGCGTAAGAAGTATACGATTGTCATCGTCACGCACAATATGCAGCAGGCAGCGCGCATTTCCGACGAGACCGCCGTGTTCATGGTCGATACCGATGACGGCGTCCCAACTGGCGTGCTGGTGGAGTACAATCCAACATCAAAGGTTTTTACCCAACCGGACGATCCGCGGACCGAAGACTATATCAGCGGTCGGGTAGGATAG
- a CDS encoding c-type cytochrome gives MLNERQCRRQSAWFGRILRAGWLIAAALLMTACHLEMYDQAKFNPQQAANDLFADGAAARPLVEHTVARGRLRIDATSTGRVAGDPNGAYLTTIPIQVSPELLARGAERYRIYCAVCHGANGNGRGQVGLLLNPRPPSFYDQRLLEMPDGEYYDVIVNGRGTMYAYGYRIQSISDRWAIVAHIRELQKNPPQQN, from the coding sequence ATGCTGAACGAACGACAATGCCGCCGCCAGAGCGCGTGGTTTGGGCGGATTCTCCGGGCAGGCTGGCTAATCGCTGCGGCGTTGCTGATGACTGCCTGCCACCTCGAGATGTACGATCAGGCGAAGTTCAATCCGCAGCAAGCGGCAAATGATCTCTTTGCCGATGGCGCGGCAGCGCGCCCGCTGGTGGAGCATACGGTAGCGCGCGGTCGGTTGCGCATCGATGCAACCAGTACCGGGCGCGTCGCTGGTGACCCGAACGGTGCGTATCTGACGACCATTCCGATTCAGGTTTCGCCGGAATTGCTTGCTCGCGGTGCAGAGCGCTATCGCATCTACTGCGCAGTCTGCCACGGCGCCAATGGGAACGGTCGCGGTCAGGTCGGTCTGCTGCTCAACCCGCGCCCACCGTCGTTTTACGACCAGCGGTTGCTCGAGATGCCTGATGGTGAGTACTACGATGTGATTGTCAATGGCAGGGGAACCATGTATGCCTATGGCTATCGCATCCAGAGCATCAGCGATCGCTGGGCAATCGTTGCGCACATCCGCGAGTTGCAGAAGAATCCGCCGCAGCAGAACTGA
- a CDS encoding acyl-CoA dehydrogenase, which translates to MDFALSDQHEMLRQTVRAFAEQEIRPTAAARDEAMEFPVDLVKKMGQLGLMGVAVSEQYGGAGLDYISYAIVIEELSRVDASLGVIASVNNSLVCYGIETFGTEEQKRELLTPLASGRMLGAFSLSEPGAGSDAAAQKTTAVRDGDEYVINGIKNWVTNGDYADTIILMAMTDPSRGHRGITAFLVDPHAPGCSIVKVEHKLGIRSAHSCQMAYDNYRVPAWRRLGEEGQGFKIAMTILNAGRIGIAAQAVGIAQGAYEAALEYAKIREQFGKPIIENQAIGFTLADMATRIKAARLLTYEAAWRKDQHLDFVSAASMAKLYASETAMWTATKAVQVFGSNGYSKEYPVERYFRDAKITEIYEGTSEIQRLVIAREIAR; encoded by the coding sequence ATGGATTTCGCCCTCAGCGATCAGCACGAGATGTTGCGCCAGACGGTGCGCGCATTTGCTGAGCAGGAGATTCGTCCGACGGCGGCAGCGCGTGACGAGGCAATGGAGTTCCCGGTTGACCTCGTAAAGAAAATGGGGCAACTTGGCTTGATGGGTGTCGCCGTGAGCGAACAGTACGGTGGCGCCGGGCTTGATTACATCTCGTATGCGATTGTCATCGAAGAACTGTCACGGGTAGATGCATCGCTGGGCGTTATTGCGTCGGTCAACAATTCGCTGGTGTGTTACGGCATCGAGACGTTCGGCACCGAAGAGCAGAAGCGTGAACTGTTGACGCCCCTGGCTTCAGGACGAATGCTTGGCGCGTTCTCGCTCTCCGAGCCGGGCGCCGGTTCGGATGCCGCCGCTCAAAAGACAACCGCAGTGCGCGATGGGGATGAATACGTTATCAATGGCATCAAAAACTGGGTGACGAACGGTGACTATGCCGATACGATCATTTTGATGGCAATGACCGATCCATCCAGGGGGCATCGGGGGATCACCGCCTTTCTGGTCGATCCGCATGCGCCGGGGTGCAGCATTGTCAAGGTCGAGCACAAACTGGGCATCCGCAGCGCCCATTCGTGCCAGATGGCGTATGACAATTACCGCGTGCCAGCGTGGCGAAGGTTGGGCGAAGAGGGGCAGGGATTCAAGATTGCAATGACCATCCTGAACGCCGGACGGATCGGGATCGCAGCGCAGGCGGTCGGCATTGCGCAGGGTGCGTATGAGGCGGCGCTGGAGTACGCTAAAATCCGCGAACAGTTTGGCAAGCCGATCATCGAGAATCAGGCGATCGGGTTCACCCTGGCAGATATGGCGACGCGGATCAAGGCGGCGCGACTGCTCACGTATGAAGCGGCCTGGCGCAAGGATCAGCATCTCGATTTTGTCAGCGCGGCGTCGATGGCGAAACTGTACGCCTCGGAAACCGCTATGTGGACGGCGACCAAAGCGGTTCAGGTTTTTGGCTCGAATGGCTACTCGAAGGAATACCCGGTCGAACGCTACTTCCGCGACGCGAAGATCACCGAGATCTACGAAGGAACCAGCGAAATCCAGCGCCTGGTCATTGCACGCGAGATCGCACGGTAG
- the rocF gene encoding arginase, which yields MRDIAIIGVPLDLGAGRRGVDMGPSAMRYAGLRERIAALGYRVRDLGNLAVPLAEQIEPPVADEPLRYLQPIVGVVRDLAQQVRDVISSNTLPIILGGDHSLSIGSVAGVAHNRRIGVIWLDAHGDYNTPETTPSGNIHGMGLAVLTGRGHPMLTGLIGRIPVLRPGDAALVGVRNLDDGERELLRTSGVRVFTMHDIDRRGMAAVMEEAILHVSAGTSGFHLSFDLDVLDPHEAPGVGTPVLGGITYREAHLAMELIAASGRLISLDLVEVNPILDTRNMTALLAVEFALSALGKTIY from the coding sequence ATGCGCGATATTGCAATCATTGGCGTGCCGCTCGACCTTGGCGCAGGACGGCGCGGCGTCGATATGGGACCAAGCGCCATGCGGTATGCAGGTCTGCGTGAGCGGATCGCAGCGCTGGGCTACCGGGTGCGCGACCTTGGCAACCTCGCCGTGCCGCTGGCAGAGCAGATCGAACCTCCGGTTGCGGATGAACCGCTGCGCTACCTGCAACCGATCGTCGGCGTTGTGCGCGACCTGGCGCAACAGGTGCGCGACGTCATCTCCAGCAATACGCTGCCGATCATACTCGGCGGCGATCACAGTCTGTCGATCGGTTCGGTTGCGGGTGTGGCGCACAACCGGCGCATCGGCGTTATCTGGCTCGACGCCCACGGCGATTATAATACACCAGAGACGACCCCTTCGGGAAATATTCACGGCATGGGTCTGGCAGTTCTGACCGGACGCGGGCATCCAATGTTGACCGGACTGATCGGACGGATCCCGGTTCTTCGTCCGGGAGATGCAGCGCTGGTTGGAGTACGGAACCTCGATGACGGCGAACGTGAACTGCTGCGCACCTCCGGTGTGCGTGTCTTTACCATGCACGATATTGACCGGCGTGGCATGGCGGCAGTAATGGAAGAAGCGATCCTGCACGTTAGCGCTGGCACGAGCGGTTTTCATCTCAGTTTCGATCTCGACGTGCTCGACCCGCACGAAGCGCCGGGGGTTGGAACGCCGGTGCTGGGCGGCATCACCTACCGGGAGGCGCACCTGGCGATGGAACTGATCGCAGCGTCGGGGCGGTTGATCAGCCTCGATCTGGTGGAGGTCAATCCCATTCTCGATACCCGCAACATGACGGCGCTGCTGGCGGTCGAGTTCGCGCTCTCGGCGCTTGGCAAGACGATCTACTGA
- the pstB gene encoding phosphate ABC transporter ATP-binding protein PstB yields MDETVRQTGLSGRFAETVARAKEHTTSTTQETKIEAINFNFFYGTFQALRNINIRIPQNQVTAIIGPSGCGKSTFLRAINRMHDRTPGARGEGQLILDGLNIYGDLDPVKLRRRVGMVFQRPNPFVKSIYENVAYGLRVQGVRDRRVLDEKVEMALRRAALWDEVKDRLHKSSGTALSGGQQQRLCIARAIAVEPEVVLMDEPCSALDPIATMKIEDLIHELSRNFTIVIVTHNMQQAMRVSDMTAFMLMDRETRAGELVEFGPTDAIFTNPKDKRTEDYVTGRFG; encoded by the coding sequence ATGGACGAAACAGTGCGACAAACAGGATTGTCCGGCAGGTTTGCTGAGACCGTTGCACGTGCAAAAGAGCATACAACATCCACAACGCAGGAAACGAAGATTGAAGCGATCAACTTCAACTTCTTCTATGGGACGTTTCAGGCGTTGCGCAACATCAACATTCGCATCCCGCAGAACCAGGTGACTGCAATTATCGGTCCTTCAGGATGCGGTAAATCCACCTTCCTGCGCGCTATCAATCGCATGCATGATCGTACTCCGGGCGCGCGCGGCGAAGGGCAACTCATCCTGGATGGTCTCAATATCTACGGCGATCTCGATCCGGTCAAACTGCGGCGCCGGGTTGGCATGGTGTTCCAGCGACCAAACCCGTTCGTCAAATCGATCTACGAAAACGTTGCTTACGGTCTACGGGTACAGGGCGTCAGAGACCGACGCGTGCTTGATGAGAAGGTTGAAATGGCGCTTAGACGCGCAGCGCTCTGGGATGAGGTGAAAGATCGCCTCCATAAGTCATCCGGCACAGCGCTTTCTGGAGGTCAACAGCAACGTCTCTGCATCGCTCGTGCAATTGCAGTGGAGCCGGAAGTGGTGCTCATGGATGAGCCATGTTCCGCCCTCGACCCGATTGCGACAATGAAAATCGAGGATTTGATCCACGAACTGAGCAGGAATTTTACCATTGTGATCGTCACCCACAACATGCAGCAAGCGATGCGCGTCTCTGATATGACCGCTTTTATGCTGATGGATCGCGAAACGCGCGCAGGCGAACTGGTTGAGTTCGGACCGACTGATGCAATCTTTACCAATCCGAAGGATAAGCGAACTGAAGACTATGTGACCGGTCGGTTCGGATAA
- a CDS encoding cytochrome c3 family protein, with amino-acid sequence MAQIFDRRANTLARVSIFAGIPLVLAILGGVWWLFGWSDWHRDVGVPVEQPGGGFNHQLHVALGMDCRYCHTAVEVAAHANIPPTETCMGCHSQIISRSEKVAFLWQSWETGNAIQWNKVHDVPDFVYFNHSIHVAKGVGCSTCHGRIDQMRVVYKTQPLFMSWCLDCHRNPEKYVRPREEIYNMAWTPPANQLEVGRRLVQEYNIRSSWELTNCAICHR; translated from the coding sequence ATGGCCCAGATATTCGATCGGAGAGCCAATACGCTCGCCAGGGTGAGTATCTTTGCCGGTATTCCGCTGGTGCTTGCCATCCTCGGGGGAGTCTGGTGGCTGTTTGGTTGGTCGGACTGGCACCGGGATGTCGGGGTGCCTGTCGAACAACCGGGGGGTGGGTTCAATCACCAGTTGCACGTTGCCCTGGGGATGGATTGTCGCTACTGCCACACGGCGGTCGAAGTCGCCGCCCATGCCAACATTCCCCCGACCGAAACGTGCATGGGATGTCACTCACAGATTATCAGCCGCAGCGAGAAAGTCGCATTCCTCTGGCAGAGTTGGGAAACCGGGAACGCGATCCAGTGGAACAAGGTTCACGATGTTCCCGATTTTGTCTACTTCAACCACAGCATCCATGTCGCCAAGGGCGTCGGCTGCTCGACATGCCACGGGCGCATCGACCAGATGCGCGTCGTCTACAAGACGCAGCCGCTGTTCATGTCATGGTGTCTGGATTGCCATCGTAACCCGGAGAAATATGTCCGTCCACGCGAAGAAATCTATAACATGGCGTGGACGCCGCCGGCCAACCAACTCGAAGTCGGACGACGTCTGGTGCAGGAGTACAATATCCGCTCGTCGTGGGAATTGACGAATTGCGCCATTTGCCACCGCTAG